A DNA window from Thermoanaerobaculales bacterium contains the following coding sequences:
- the pyrC gene encoding dihydroorotase — translation MAQRLTIDRPSDGHLHLRDGAGMAAVVAHSARVFSRAVVMPNLSPPVVTVDLAAAYRERILAALPSGSAFEPLMTLYLTDSTRGSEIRAAKDSGFVVAAKLYPAGATTHSDRGVTGIDRIAPVLAELAACGLPLLVHGEVADPAVDIFDRERVFVDRVLAPLVERWPDLKVVLEHVSTREGVQFVSASSPLVAATVTPQHLLLDVNDLLAGGVRPHHYCLPVLKSREHRQAVTAAATSDSPKFFLGTDSAPHPRSRKECGCGAAGVFSAHAAIELYAEAFEAAGALDRLAAFATRRGPDFYGLPRAAGSVTLVRQPWRVPASYPFGDDVVVPLRAGETVAWRVIAEGEAQ, via the coding sequence ATGGCGCAACGCCTGACCATCGATCGGCCGTCCGACGGGCACCTCCACCTGCGCGACGGCGCCGGCATGGCCGCTGTCGTGGCCCACTCGGCGCGGGTATTCTCCCGTGCGGTGGTGATGCCCAACCTGTCGCCGCCGGTGGTGACCGTCGATCTGGCTGCGGCCTACCGCGAGCGGATCCTCGCCGCGCTGCCTTCGGGATCCGCGTTCGAGCCGCTGATGACGCTCTACCTGACCGACTCCACCCGCGGGTCGGAGATCCGGGCCGCGAAGGACAGCGGTTTCGTCGTGGCGGCGAAGCTGTACCCGGCGGGCGCCACCACCCATTCGGATCGCGGGGTGACCGGCATCGACCGCATCGCTCCCGTGCTCGCCGAGCTGGCGGCCTGCGGCCTGCCGCTCCTGGTCCACGGCGAGGTCGCCGACCCCGCGGTCGACATCTTCGATCGCGAGCGGGTGTTCGTCGACCGCGTGCTGGCGCCGCTGGTGGAGCGCTGGCCGGACCTCAAGGTCGTCCTCGAGCACGTGAGCACGCGCGAGGGCGTGCAGTTCGTCAGCGCGTCGTCCCCGCTGGTCGCGGCGACCGTGACGCCCCAGCACCTCCTGCTCGATGTCAACGACCTGCTGGCCGGCGGCGTCCGCCCGCACCACTACTGCCTGCCCGTGCTCAAGAGTCGCGAGCACCGGCAGGCCGTGACCGCGGCGGCGACCAGCGACAGCCCGAAGTTCTTCCTCGGCACCGACAGCGCGCCCCACCCCCGCTCGCGCAAGGAGTGCGGCTGCGGCGCCGCGGGCGTGTTCAGCGCCCACGCCGCCATCGAGCTCTACGCCGAGGCCTTCGAGGCGGCGGGCGCGCTCGACCGCCTCGCGGCCTTCGCGACGCGGCGCGGCCCCGACTTCTACGGGCTGCCCCGGGCAGCCGGCAGCGTCACCCTGGTGAGGCAGCCGTGGCGGGTGCCGGCGAGCTACCCGTTCGGTGACGACGTGGTGGTGCCGCTGCGCGCCGGCGAGACCGTCGCGTGGCGCGTCATCGCCGAGGGCGAGGCGCAGTAG